The proteins below come from a single Vanessa cardui chromosome 7, ilVanCard2.1, whole genome shotgun sequence genomic window:
- the LOC124531282 gene encoding uncharacterized protein LOC124531282, translated as MQMKVPDVNRCCFCLPLRPGIILFAYLNIIFSVLSVTCLVITTELQKTSITHDPSVEVMMSTVLFSILGMGVILNFLLLIAGYQKDVSMLRLYNYYALVTTLAALVPTCFLFSRKMFTEVFVALFVIAMQCYVIVLVRSEVVKLEENKLKTSEVSHSHFHNCVDISDRVTLV; from the exons ATGCAAATGAAGGTACCAGATGTCAATCGATGCTGTTTCTGCCTACCTTTACGACCGGGAATTATTTTGTTTGCTTATCTAAATATT ATATTTTCAGTGCTATCTGTAACATGCTTGGTAATTACCACGGAGTTGCAAAAAACTTCAATAACCCACGACCCATCGGTTGAGGTCATGATGTCTACCGTCCTTTTTAGCATTCTCGGAATGGGAGTTATACTCAATTTTTTACTCCTTATTGCTGGTTATCAG AAAGATGTTTCGATGTTACGTCTGTATAACTACTACGCGCTGGTCACAACGCTAGCCGCTTTAGTGCCAACCTGCTTCCTGTTTTCCAGAAAAATGTTCACGGAAGTGTTCGTCGCTTTGTTTGTAATag caatGCAGTGTTACGTCATAGTGCTTGTAAGAAGCGAAGTGGTGAAActagaagaaaataaattgaagacGTCTGAAGTTTCACATTCGCATTTTCATAACTGTGTTGATATTTCGGATCGTGTGactttagtttaa